From Companilactobacillus heilongjiangensis, one genomic window encodes:
- a CDS encoding SAM-dependent methyltransferase: protein MLDKKIYDEIFSRSFTIPIKVIFWDGKEKSYGPEGKSDITIKFNEKVPVSELVKHATLTLGEAYMDKKLEIEGSIQKLITSAYTQSDSFMSSLKLKKYIPKFSHTEEGNKKEIQEHYDIGNDFYKLWLDDTMTYSCAYFRTPEDTLEQAQMNKVHHILNKLNTKPGETILDIGCGWGTMMFTAAKEYGLKAKGVTLSQEQYDFVNQKIQDENLGDQMEVMLEDYREVSEKFDHVVSVGMFEHVGKENLPGYFEMVKKLLKENGNALIHGITGQHYGVGVDAWLVKYIFPGGYIPDVKENVGHILDAGLQIDDLEPLRRHYQKTVEIWDRNFHKVEDKVDEMYGERFVRMWDLYLQACAASFESGNIDVIQFLLTNGPSGTAMPMTREYMTDLDKKTAE, encoded by the coding sequence ATGTTAGATAAAAAGATTTATGATGAAATATTTTCACGTTCCTTTACTATTCCTATTAAAGTGATTTTCTGGGATGGCAAAGAAAAGAGTTATGGACCAGAGGGAAAATCTGATATAACTATCAAATTTAATGAAAAGGTTCCAGTTTCAGAACTTGTTAAACATGCTACTTTGACTTTAGGTGAAGCCTATATGGATAAGAAGCTTGAAATCGAAGGTTCAATTCAAAAGTTGATTACTTCTGCTTATACTCAATCAGACAGTTTTATGTCAAGTTTGAAACTAAAGAAGTATATTCCTAAGTTCAGTCACACTGAAGAGGGCAATAAAAAAGAAATTCAAGAGCACTATGATATCGGGAATGACTTTTACAAATTGTGGCTTGACGATACTATGACTTACTCATGTGCTTATTTCCGCACACCAGAAGATACTTTGGAACAAGCTCAAATGAACAAAGTGCACCATATTTTGAACAAATTGAATACTAAACCTGGCGAAACTATTCTTGATATTGGTTGTGGTTGGGGAACAATGATGTTCACAGCAGCTAAAGAATATGGTTTGAAGGCTAAAGGTGTTACTCTTAGTCAAGAACAATACGATTTTGTTAACCAAAAGATTCAAGACGAAAATCTTGGCGACCAAATGGAAGTTATGCTTGAAGACTACCGTGAAGTTAGTGAAAAATTCGATCACGTCGTTTCCGTAGGTATGTTCGAACACGTTGGTAAGGAAAACTTGCCTGGTTACTTCGAAATGGTTAAGAAACTTTTGAAAGAAAACGGAAATGCCTTGATTCATGGTATTACTGGTCAACATTATGGTGTTGGTGTCGATGCTTGGTTAGTTAAGTACATCTTCCCAGGTGGCTATATTCCTGATGTTAAGGAAAATGTTGGTCACATTTTGGATGCCGGTTTACAAATTGATGACCTTGAACCATTACGTCGTCACTATCAAAAGACTGTTGAAATTTGGGATCGTAACTTCCATAAGGTTGAAGATAAAGTTGATGAGATGTATGGCGAAAGATTTGTTCGTATGTGGGACTTATATCTTCAAGCCTGTGCCGCATCATTTGAAAGTGGTAACATTGATGTTATCCAATTCTTATTAACAAATGGACCTAGTGGTACTGCTATGCCAATGACACGTGAATACATGACAGACTTAGACAAGAAGACTGCAGAATAG
- the rpoD gene encoding RNA polymerase sigma factor RpoD — translation MATKKPAVSKELKAATKKLIKDLKKTGKITEDDLQEKIIKPYKLKGDALTNFVSELEDVGIGVVDDKGNPSKLALLKEKKEASKSKKEATAAATDIKVNDPVRMYLKEIGRVPLLNAQQEVDLALKIEQGDEEAKQKLAEANLRLVVSIAKRYVGRGMQFLDLIQEGNMGLMKAVEKFDYRLGFKFSTYATWWIRQAITRAIADQARTIRIPVHMVETINKLIRIQRQLLQDLGREPLPEEIGAEMDMPTGKVRDILKIAQEPVSLETPIGEEDDSHLGDFIEDSDATSPEDHASYELLKEQLENVLDTLTDREENVLRLRFGLDDGRTRTLEEVGKVFGVTRERIRQIEAKALRKLRHPSRSKQLKDFLE, via the coding sequence ATGGCAACTAAAAAACCAGCAGTATCAAAAGAATTAAAAGCTGCAACAAAGAAACTCATCAAAGATCTTAAAAAGACCGGTAAGATTACAGAAGATGACCTTCAAGAAAAAATCATCAAACCTTACAAACTTAAGGGTGATGCTTTAACTAACTTTGTTAGTGAACTTGAAGATGTCGGTATCGGTGTTGTTGATGATAAAGGTAATCCTAGTAAACTTGCTCTTCTAAAGGAAAAGAAGGAAGCTAGCAAGAGTAAAAAGGAAGCTACAGCCGCTGCTACAGATATTAAAGTTAACGATCCTGTTCGTATGTATCTAAAGGAAATTGGTCGTGTTCCTTTGCTTAATGCTCAACAAGAAGTTGACTTGGCTTTGAAGATTGAACAAGGTGATGAAGAAGCTAAGCAAAAACTAGCTGAAGCTAACTTGCGTTTGGTTGTTTCAATTGCTAAGAGATATGTTGGTCGTGGTATGCAATTCTTGGATCTAATTCAAGAAGGTAACATGGGTCTAATGAAGGCCGTTGAAAAGTTTGATTACCGTCTAGGTTTCAAGTTCTCAACTTATGCAACCTGGTGGATTAGACAGGCTATTACTCGTGCCATTGCTGACCAAGCTAGAACAATCCGTATTCCTGTTCACATGGTTGAAACTATCAACAAATTGATCAGAATCCAACGTCAATTACTTCAAGATTTAGGTCGTGAACCACTTCCTGAAGAAATCGGTGCTGAAATGGATATGCCTACTGGTAAAGTACGTGATATCTTGAAGATTGCTCAAGAACCAGTTTCATTGGAAACACCTATTGGTGAAGAGGATGACTCTCACTTGGGTGACTTCATTGAAGATTCTGATGCAACCAGTCCTGAAGACCACGCATCTTATGAACTATTGAAGGAACAATTGGAAAATGTACTTGATACTTTGACAGACCGTGAAGAAAACGTGCTACGTCTTCGTTTCGGTTTGGACGATGGTCGTACAAGAACACTTGAAGAAGTTGGTAAAGTCTTCGGTGTTACTCGTGAAAGAATCCGTCAAATTGAAGCTAAGGCATTGAGAAAATTGCGTCATCCTTCAAGATCAAAACAACTTAAGGATTTCCTTGAATAA
- the dnaG gene encoding DNA primase: protein MATRIPQEFIDEVTSKTDIVDVISKYVQLKKSGKNLFGLCPFHEERTPSFSVAEDKQIFHCFSCGRGGNVYKFIMEMENKTFPEAVIEVAQMGNISVPDQYEARNTQYQNSDSQTLLKMYADAAKLYSHILTKTENGTPALKYLKNRDLSDDLIQTFGIGYAPNNNNLLLQFFKDRDISEDVLKKSGLFAENQEGELFDRFRDRVMIPITDESGNIIAFSGRILDKEASTAKYLNSPETEIFNKGKTLFNLNNAKKEIREKGNVILFEGFMDVISAYKAGVTNGVASMGTSLTDQQLYVLSRLTNKINVCYDGDDPGVEATYRALTQLTDERFTYGVISIPNRMDPDEYIRSEGFEKFQNLASGGVQTPIAFILNYFKRNYNLNNEHDQLEFLNQSLHEIVKLQSPVEVDMYVGKVADEMHVSKEAINKELDALRRQQAIQKPANNYKDVQQHALEQVTSSVRPKYNRLEKSERFLLYWAINFPEVRINLKGEGFSFVHQNYQRIFDALLSYVEQDDVDDDEINISDFMNVLDNDDKNLLAELEMMNMPDEYNDQEIDDYVRNIQNSDLENKLADLNEQLKKAAMVGDNKLQMELVKQLVDVRRILCN from the coding sequence ATGGCAACGAGAATTCCTCAGGAATTCATTGATGAAGTTACCTCGAAGACAGATATTGTCGATGTTATCAGCAAGTATGTACAATTAAAGAAGTCAGGTAAGAATTTGTTTGGACTTTGCCCGTTTCATGAAGAACGAACTCCTTCGTTTTCAGTCGCAGAGGACAAACAAATTTTTCATTGCTTTAGTTGTGGTCGTGGTGGCAATGTTTATAAGTTCATCATGGAGATGGAGAATAAAACTTTCCCTGAAGCAGTGATTGAAGTCGCCCAAATGGGGAATATTTCTGTTCCTGATCAATATGAAGCTAGAAACACGCAATATCAAAATTCTGACAGTCAAACATTGCTAAAAATGTATGCCGATGCGGCTAAGCTTTACAGCCACATTTTGACAAAGACTGAAAATGGTACTCCAGCTTTGAAGTACCTCAAGAATCGTGATCTTTCGGATGATTTGATTCAGACCTTTGGAATCGGTTATGCACCTAATAACAATAATCTATTGTTACAGTTCTTCAAGGACCGTGATATCAGTGAAGATGTTTTGAAAAAATCAGGACTATTCGCTGAAAATCAGGAAGGAGAATTATTCGACCGCTTTCGTGATCGAGTGATGATTCCGATAACTGATGAATCCGGCAATATCATTGCTTTTTCTGGACGTATTTTAGATAAAGAGGCTTCAACTGCTAAATATCTCAATAGTCCGGAGACGGAAATCTTTAATAAGGGTAAAACATTGTTCAATTTGAATAATGCCAAAAAAGAAATCCGTGAAAAAGGCAACGTAATTTTGTTTGAAGGATTCATGGATGTTATTAGTGCTTATAAAGCCGGTGTTACCAATGGTGTCGCATCAATGGGTACCAGTTTAACGGACCAGCAGCTTTACGTGTTGAGCCGTTTAACCAACAAGATCAATGTTTGTTACGATGGTGATGATCCCGGTGTTGAAGCTACTTACCGTGCTTTGACCCAACTGACGGATGAGCGTTTCACCTATGGCGTTATCAGTATTCCTAATCGAATGGATCCTGATGAATATATCAGAAGCGAAGGTTTTGAAAAGTTTCAGAATTTGGCTAGTGGTGGTGTTCAAACGCCGATTGCGTTTATCCTGAATTACTTTAAACGTAATTATAACCTGAACAACGAACATGATCAGTTGGAATTTCTGAATCAATCGTTACACGAAATAGTAAAATTACAATCACCAGTTGAAGTCGATATGTATGTTGGCAAGGTCGCTGACGAGATGCATGTGTCTAAGGAAGCTATCAATAAGGAATTAGATGCACTGCGTCGTCAGCAAGCAATTCAAAAACCTGCTAACAATTATAAAGATGTTCAGCAACACGCTCTAGAGCAAGTTACATCGAGTGTCAGGCCTAAATATAATCGTTTGGAGAAATCGGAACGTTTCTTATTATATTGGGCAATTAACTTTCCAGAAGTCAGAATCAACTTGAAGGGTGAAGGCTTTAGTTTTGTTCACCAAAATTACCAAAGAATTTTTGACGCTTTATTATCGTATGTAGAACAGGATGATGTCGATGATGACGAGATTAATATCTCCGATTTCATGAATGTTTTGGATAATGATGACAAGAATCTTTTGGCAGAGCTAGAAATGATGAATATGCCTGACGAATATAATGACCAAGAAATTGATGATTATGTTCGTAATATTCAAAATTCTGATTTGGAAAATAAGTTAGCTGACCTCAATGAACAACTCAAAAAAGCGGCGATGGTCGGTGACAACAAATTGCAGATGGAATTAGTGAAGCAATTGGTTGATGTAAGAAGAATCCTTTGCAATTAA